In Fructilactobacillus cliffordii, a single genomic region encodes these proteins:
- a CDS encoding UDP-N-acetylmuramoyl-tripeptide--D-alanyl-D-alanine ligase, protein MKMRLDEIARAVEGKLQPVTATSLEVTSVAFDSRALKPGALFVPLEGERDGHDYIESAIDHGAVAALWADERVADAPVDFPVIIVANPLASLQRLAKYYLAKINPKVVAVTGSNGKTTTKDLIAGVVQTTFNVTKTQDNFNNEIGVPITILSMNSNTEVLVVEMGMDRPGQLHRLSELVNPDIAVITMIGEAHIEFFGTRARIAEAKLEITDGLTDDGVFVYDGDEPLLADHPLDKDLRRFSFGRQGTNDIYPTQIEESDRETRFQTNRWQDFEFTIPLIGDYNVNNALAALSVGELLKVTPANLRSGLAHPNLTANRAEWVKGNQGELILSDVYNSNPTAVRAVLQAFSNTELTGKRIVVLGDMLELGDHAEQMHAGLADAFDSQAIELVFLVGTQMTALFTALMKRYQPEQTLFHYSADQLPELAQDLRQHIAPGDEVLLKASHGMHLEKILTTLTSSDNE, encoded by the coding sequence ATGAAAATGAGACTAGATGAAATTGCTCGGGCGGTTGAAGGAAAATTACAACCAGTAACAGCGACTTCACTTGAAGTTACTTCTGTAGCGTTTGATAGTCGGGCGTTAAAACCAGGCGCTTTGTTTGTTCCGCTAGAAGGAGAACGGGACGGTCATGATTACATAGAAAGTGCCATTGACCATGGCGCAGTAGCAGCCTTATGGGCCGATGAACGTGTTGCGGATGCACCAGTCGATTTTCCAGTCATCATTGTGGCGAATCCACTGGCCTCCTTACAACGTCTAGCCAAATACTACCTAGCCAAAATCAATCCGAAAGTGGTGGCGGTAACTGGTAGCAACGGGAAAACCACCACGAAGGACTTGATTGCGGGAGTGGTGCAAACCACTTTTAACGTGACCAAAACCCAAGATAACTTTAATAACGAAATTGGCGTGCCCATCACCATTTTATCGATGAATTCAAACACCGAGGTCTTGGTGGTCGAAATGGGAATGGATCGGCCAGGACAATTGCATCGATTGAGTGAGTTGGTTAATCCTGACATCGCGGTCATTACGATGATTGGCGAAGCTCACATTGAGTTCTTTGGAACCCGTGCTAGGATTGCAGAAGCCAAGTTAGAAATTACGGATGGCTTGACTGACGACGGGGTGTTTGTGTACGACGGCGATGAACCTTTATTAGCTGACCATCCGTTGGATAAAGATTTGCGCCGCTTTAGCTTTGGTCGGCAGGGAACCAACGATATTTATCCGACCCAGATCGAGGAAAGTGATCGGGAGACACGGTTTCAAACTAACCGGTGGCAAGACTTTGAATTTACGATTCCGCTCATCGGTGATTACAACGTGAACAACGCCTTAGCCGCGCTAAGTGTGGGGGAGTTGCTCAAGGTGACGCCCGCTAATTTGCGCAGTGGCTTAGCACATCCGAATTTAACTGCTAACCGAGCAGAATGGGTGAAGGGAAACCAGGGTGAATTAATTCTAAGTGATGTTTACAATTCCAACCCTACCGCGGTCCGAGCTGTTTTACAGGCCTTTTCTAACACTGAATTAACCGGAAAACGAATCGTGGTGTTAGGAGATATGTTGGAACTAGGGGACCATGCTGAACAAATGCACGCCGGTTTGGCAGATGCATTTGATTCCCAAGCAATTGAGTTGGTCTTTCTAGTTGGAACTCAAATGACCGCCTTATTTACGGCGCTCATGAAGCGCTACCAACCGGAACAGACGCTATTTCACTATTCTGCAGATCAACTGCCAGAATTAGCGCAGGATTTACGTCAGCACATTGCTCCCGGAGACGAGGTTCTCTTAAAGGCCAGTCACGGAATGCACTTAGAAAAAATCCTCACTACTTTAACAAGTTCCGATAACGAATAG